In Mugil cephalus isolate CIBA_MC_2020 chromosome 20, CIBA_Mcephalus_1.1, whole genome shotgun sequence, the following are encoded in one genomic region:
- the slc16a6b gene encoding solute carrier family 16 member 6b: MRVPAVQRCLGPNVYSEVPDGGWGWAVASAFFLVELCTYGTLKSLGVFLQDLMEEFGESNSRVSWVISICVFIFTFTAPLSTMLSNRFGYRPVVMMGGFLISLGTITSAFTNSINEMYITIGFVSGFGYCLAFLPTVTLLAQYFSRRRALVTSVASSGESFAIFAFAPAFTILKGHIGWRYCLVILGTIQASVIVCGLLLRPIIIKPEPPKKDDESDKDSLSLKRLQAVYELENEQTRTSISSGVSRGSEDSGVTSLSSSNADLRAAGAEVKAPAELDVQDKEGEEKLLSTAPAEKDGVEGAEVEAGPLQPPRHKLLDFSALKDCAFIWYSLFGLFATLGFFAPQLYIIELSKSRGVEPDMAYYMLSVMAVAEIFGRLSIGVVLNRVRCRKTLVLLVCVVLMCLDLVAFTVVWEFWGLVVCSALYGYFMGTVGSTHIPMLAEEDVVGIQRMPSCVGVYVFIQSFAGLAGPPLGGVLVDHTHNYGAAFYSCAVGMGLSAICLAMVGPAKSGTCLRRRGNKEKEETLEETEKMSQDSDQLDFLEVDLALEDSPTRRAEDDTSVI, encoded by the exons ATGAGGGTCCCCGCTGTGCAGCGTTGTTTGGGTCCGAATGTTTACTCGGAGGTGCCCGATGGAGGCTGGGGCTGGGCTGTGGCTTCGGCCTTTTTCCTGGTGGAGCTGTGCACCTACGGGACCCTGAAGAGTCTGGGCGTCTTCCTCCAGGACCTGATGGAGGAGTTCGGCGAGAGCAACAGCCGCGTCTCGTGGGTCATTTCCATCTGCgtcttcatcttcaccttcaCTG CTCCTCTGTCCACGATGCTGAGCAACCGCTTCGGTTATCGTCCAGTGGTCATGATGGGAGGTTTTCTCATCAGCCTGGGCACCATCACCTCCGCCTTCACCAACTCCATCAACGAGATGTACATCACCATCGGATTCGTCTCAG GCTTCGGCTACTGCCTCGCCTTCCTCCCCACCGTCACCCTCCTAGCCCAGTACTTCTCCAGACGCCGAGCCCTCGTCACCTCCGTCGCTTCCTCGGGAGAATCCTTCGCCATCTTTGCGTTTGCTCCAG CCTTCACTATACTGAAGGGACACATCGGCTGGCGCTACTGCCTCGTAATTCTCGGCACCATTCAGGCGTCGGTGATCGTCTGcggcctcctcctccgtccaATCATCATCAAGCCAGAGCCTCCGAAGAAGGACGACGAATCAGACAAagactctctgtctctgaaaCGGCTGCAGGCGGTTTACGAGCTGGAGAACGAACAAACCAGGACCTCCATCAGTTCGGGGGTGTCCCGGGGTTCGGAGGACTCCGGCGTcacctccctgtcctcctcaaATGCCGACCTGAGGGCGGCCGGAGCAGAGGTCAAGGCTCCGGCGGAGCTGGACGTGCAGGACAAAGAGGGTGAAGAGAAGTTGTTGTCCACGGCTCCTGCAGAGAAGGACGGCGTGGAGGGAGCTGAGGTAGAGGCGGGTCCTCTCCAGCCCCCCCGCCACAAGCTCCTGGACTTCTCAGCGCTCAAAGACTGCGCCTTCATCTGGTACTCGCTCTTCGGCCTGTTCGCCACGCTGGGCTTCTTCGCCCCACAGCTCTACATCATCGAGCTGAGCAAGAGCCGAGGCGTGGAGCCCGACATGGCCTACTACATGCTCTCTGTGATGGCCGTGGCCGAGATCTTCGGCCGCCTGTCCATCGGCGTGGTGCTGAACCGAGTGCGCTGCAGGAAGACcctggtgctgctggtgtgCGTGGTCCTCATGTGCCTGGACCTGGTGGCCTTCACCGTCGTGTGGGAGTTCTGGGGTCTGGTGGTCTGCTCCGCCCTCTACGGCTACTTCATGGGCACCGTGGGCTCCACTCACATCCCCATGCTGGCTGAAGAGGACGTGGTGGGAATCCAGAGGATGCCGTCGTGCGTGGGAGTGTACGTCTTCATCCAGAGCTTCGCCGGACTCGCTGGGCCACCGCTGGGAG GTGTGTTGGTGGATCACACTCACAACTACGGGGCCGCTTTCTACTCCTGCGCCGTGGGAATGGGGCTCAGCGCCATCTGCCTGGCTATGGTCGGTCCGGCCAAGTCCGGCACGTGTCTGAGACggagaggaaacaaagagaaagaggagacgcTGGAGGAAACGGAGAAAATGTCTCAGGACAGCGACCAGCTGGACTTCCTGGAGGTGGACTTGGCCCTGGAGGACAGTCCCACGAGACGCGCCGAGGACGACACCTCTGTCATATAA